A single region of the Biomaibacter acetigenes genome encodes:
- a CDS encoding ABC transporter substrate-binding protein → MKKVLAATVCLLLIAALLLAGCGQKAASTDSNTNSSSSGQSQASSNSGSSSDKSQSGDKVFKIGISQFVEHPALDAARKGFIDGLKEAGFEEGKNVTFEVENAQADFPTTQTIASKFVGEKVDMILAIATPSAQSAANATKDIPILITAVTDPVSAGLARSLEKPETNVTGTTDMNPIKEQLELLKQILPNAKNVGILYNAAEANSKVQVDIAKKAAGELGLTIHEATVANSSEVNQAVQSIAGKVDAIYAPTDNTIASSIGAVVKVCNDAKIPVIAAERGMVDGGALATLGIDYYLLGKQTGKVAARVLKGEKPADIAIEGSKDLKLIINKKSADTLGIKIPEALMSKADEIVEK, encoded by the coding sequence TTGAAAAAAGTTTTAGCCGCAACAGTTTGTTTACTTCTCATTGCCGCCTTGCTTCTGGCCGGATGTGGTCAAAAAGCCGCAAGCACAGATTCCAACACAAACTCTTCCAGTTCGGGTCAATCTCAAGCCTCTTCAAATTCCGGGTCTTCTTCGGATAAATCTCAATCCGGAGATAAGGTATTCAAAATAGGTATCTCGCAATTCGTGGAACATCCGGCCCTGGATGCCGCCCGCAAGGGTTTTATCGATGGGCTCAAGGAAGCCGGTTTTGAAGAGGGTAAAAATGTCACCTTTGAAGTGGAAAATGCCCAGGCCGATTTCCCCACGACTCAAACCATAGCAAGCAAGTTTGTGGGTGAAAAAGTAGACATGATATTAGCCATTGCCACACCTTCAGCGCAGTCGGCGGCTAATGCTACTAAAGATATTCCGATACTGATTACGGCAGTGACTGATCCGGTTTCAGCAGGACTTGCGAGGAGCCTTGAAAAACCTGAAACCAATGTGACCGGGACCACAGACATGAATCCCATAAAGGAACAGCTTGAACTATTAAAACAAATCCTTCCTAATGCCAAAAATGTAGGCATCCTTTATAATGCAGCCGAAGCGAACTCCAAGGTTCAGGTAGATATAGCGAAAAAGGCTGCAGGAGAGTTAGGCCTAACCATCCATGAAGCTACTGTCGCCAACAGCAGTGAAGTAAATCAGGCGGTACAATCTATCGCGGGCAAAGTAGACGCTATCTATGCACCTACAGACAACACCATAGCCTCTTCCATTGGTGCCGTTGTGAAAGTTTGTAATGATGCCAAAATTCCCGTCATCGCTGCCGAAAGAGGTATGGTAGACGGCGGAGCTCTGGCCACTCTGGGCATTGATTATTACCTTTTAGGTAAACAGACCGGAAAAGTCGCGGCCAGGGTTTTAAAGGGTGAAAAACCTGCGGATATTGCCATTGAAGGTTCCAAGGACTTAAAATTGATCATCAACAAAAAATCCGCTGATACTTTAGGGATAAAGATTCCTGAAGCATTGATGTCAAAAGCTGATGAGATTGTGGAAAAATAA
- a CDS encoding efflux RND transporter periplasmic adaptor subunit, which produces MTQRILMIFLIIAIVFGGGFYAYRELVPPPKQETQGPVYSTKPVTRGDISVGVDATGPLNPSRSGGIQAPGFRESFAENIQYIISEYLVEEGKEVKRGQVIAKLEAPNLQTQIDNLESEIRTNKNFLADLTGLSPDRLYEINPASGVTLRAPIDGRVTDLSVKEGTEVKQGQIVVRIVDDSHFKINAKLYSHEFERVKKGQRLAVRFAVFDGIYDGYITEVNPNPIPDGDEQNPARGFVYWITVEGKNPGLVRPGLEVSLGIPSPDNDDTKVQWFVNNAKIDGFAKEEKVLSTAEAIASTVHVREMDLVKKGDPLISLSGSDIEQTIQEKLDKIREKEAELANLISRVGQLEIRASMDGVIARWEKQVGETVRPGEWMGYIFNTSDMGMWVQVDDVDVLMVKQGAPVKITLDALPGETFEGEVMQVATMGQDVNGIPQFGVDIRVKGGPKLRPGMQAHAYIDAGSAKNVLLVPLEAIFEEDKTPKVEILNKDGTTKVVTVKLGLMNDRVAEVQSGLNEGDLVITGSSADVLPSQHIGSKDSLLPDNKKNDGKNGQNETPDSENPKAPVGN; this is translated from the coding sequence ATGACACAGCGGATTCTCATGATTTTTCTCATAATAGCCATTGTATTTGGTGGAGGCTTTTATGCATACAGGGAGCTGGTGCCGCCTCCAAAGCAGGAAACTCAAGGCCCCGTCTATTCCACGAAGCCTGTGACAAGAGGAGATATTTCGGTAGGGGTTGATGCTACCGGTCCTTTAAATCCGTCGAGAAGCGGCGGCATACAGGCTCCGGGCTTTCGGGAGTCATTTGCGGAGAATATTCAGTACATTATCAGTGAATATCTCGTAGAGGAAGGCAAGGAAGTAAAACGGGGCCAGGTTATAGCAAAACTTGAGGCTCCCAATCTTCAAACGCAAATAGATAATCTGGAAAGCGAAATTCGGACCAACAAAAATTTTCTGGCAGACCTTACGGGTTTGTCACCGGACAGGTTGTATGAGATAAATCCCGCCAGCGGTGTTACGCTCCGGGCTCCCATAGACGGCAGGGTTACAGATCTCAGCGTAAAGGAAGGCACCGAGGTGAAGCAGGGCCAGATAGTGGTCAGGATAGTGGATGACTCCCATTTTAAGATAAATGCAAAGCTTTACTCCCATGAATTTGAACGGGTTAAAAAAGGCCAGAGGCTGGCCGTAAGGTTTGCTGTCTTCGATGGAATATATGATGGATACATAACCGAAGTCAATCCGAATCCTATTCCCGATGGCGATGAACAAAATCCCGCCAGGGGGTTTGTCTACTGGATTACTGTAGAAGGTAAGAACCCAGGCCTGGTGCGCCCCGGCCTGGAGGTAAGCCTTGGGATACCGTCACCGGACAACGATGATACAAAGGTTCAGTGGTTTGTCAACAATGCCAAAATCGATGGTTTTGCAAAAGAAGAAAAGGTTTTATCCACTGCCGAAGCCATTGCCTCCACGGTGCACGTGCGTGAAATGGATCTGGTTAAAAAGGGAGATCCCTTGATTTCTCTGTCGGGTTCCGATATCGAACAGACCATCCAGGAAAAACTGGATAAGATAAGAGAAAAAGAAGCAGAGCTGGCAAATCTTATATCTAGAGTTGGCCAATTGGAGATCCGGGCCTCTATGGATGGTGTCATCGCCCGATGGGAAAAACAGGTTGGTGAAACGGTGAGGCCCGGAGAATGGATGGGATATATTTTCAATACATCCGATATGGGAATGTGGGTCCAGGTAGATGATGTAGATGTACTGATGGTAAAACAGGGAGCCCCTGTCAAGATAACCCTGGATGCCCTTCCCGGTGAGACTTTCGAAGGTGAAGTCATGCAGGTGGCCACCATGGGCCAGGATGTAAACGGAATACCGCAGTTTGGCGTGGATATTCGCGTCAAGGGCGGTCCCAAACTACGCCCCGGTATGCAGGCTCATGCCTATATAGATGCCGGCAGTGCCAAAAATGTGCTGCTGGTGCCGCTGGAAGCCATTTTTGAAGAGGATAAAACGCCAAAAGTAGAAATTTTGAACAAAGATGGCACCACAAAGGTCGTTACCGTAAAACTGGGACTGATGAACGACCGGGTAGCGGAAGTCCAGAGCGGCTTAAATGAAGGGGATCTGGTAATAACCGGAAGCAGTGCCGATGTTCTCCCAAGTCAGCACATCGGCTCTAAAGATAGTTTGCTGCCTGACAACAAAAAGAATGATGGCAAAAACGGGCAAAATGAAACCCCGGACTCAGAAAACCCCAAAGCTCCGGTTGGCAATTGA
- a CDS encoding glucosamine-6-phosphate deaminase, with product MSKITTFKSDNLLINIYNNRKEMGYAAARDIASKIKELLSHKDEINMVFAAAPSQDEFLEELTKIQGIQWHRINAFHLDEYIGLPEDAPQRFGRYLYERIFSKVPFKTVNYLNGNAEDIKTECERYGKLIKDNPIDIACIGIGENGHIAFNDPHVADFHDRLTVKKVNLDMKCRLQQVHDGCFTKLEDVPEYALTMTVPAIFSAEFIFCIVPGKNKAVAVKSAVESPISEKCPASILRKHSNAVLYLDEDSASDLNIVGN from the coding sequence ATGAGCAAAATCACCACTTTCAAATCAGACAATCTGTTGATTAATATATATAATAATCGCAAAGAAATGGGGTACGCCGCCGCCAGAGATATCGCTTCTAAAATAAAAGAACTTTTATCCCATAAGGATGAAATAAACATGGTATTTGCAGCGGCGCCGTCCCAGGACGAGTTTTTGGAAGAACTGACAAAAATCCAGGGCATACAATGGCACAGGATAAATGCCTTCCACCTGGATGAATACATCGGCCTTCCGGAGGACGCGCCTCAAAGGTTTGGCAGATATTTATATGAGAGGATTTTTTCCAAAGTGCCTTTTAAAACCGTAAATTACTTGAACGGCAATGCAGAAGATATCAAGACAGAATGTGAGCGCTATGGGAAACTCATAAAAGATAACCCTATAGATATCGCCTGCATAGGCATAGGCGAAAACGGCCATATCGCTTTCAACGACCCGCATGTGGCGGATTTTCACGATAGACTTACAGTAAAAAAGGTCAACCTTGACATGAAATGCCGGCTGCAGCAGGTCCACGACGGCTGTTTTACAAAACTTGAAGATGTGCCGGAATATGCCCTCACCATGACGGTGCCGGCCATATTTTCAGCCGAATTTATATTCTGTATTGTGCCGGGAAAAAACAAAGCCGTAGCGGTAAAATCCGCAGTTGAAAGCCCGATATCGGAAAAATGCCCCGCATCTATTTTGAGAAAACACTCCAACGCCGTGCTGTACCTGGATGAAGATTCGGCATCCGATTTAAATATTGTCGGAAATTGA
- a CDS encoding ABC transporter permease, with amino-acid sequence MWQTMLLKSIEQGLVFGIMALGVYITFKILNFADLTVDGSFPLGAAVAASLIVGGHSPFTATLSAILAGSLAGYITGILNTSAKISDLLAGILTMTSLYSINLRIMGRPNIPLLNQPTIFSIIQDAAKKIFPGFPVQYMYLILFVVIVLIIKLLLDAFLKTQLGFALRATGDNPQMIRSQGVNTDLTKIIGLSLSNAMISLAGALVAQYQGFADVGMGIGTIIAGLASVIIGDALLGEKSIFISTLGVLFGSFLYRFSISLVLSFRLAQASDLKLLTALVVIVALTAPRFKKSFKGIKISSEKE; translated from the coding sequence ATGTGGCAGACCATGCTTTTAAAATCCATAGAACAGGGCCTGGTTTTCGGCATCATGGCCCTGGGAGTGTACATTACTTTTAAAATCTTAAATTTCGCAGATTTAACAGTGGACGGAAGTTTTCCCCTGGGAGCTGCTGTGGCCGCTTCACTTATCGTGGGCGGCCACAGCCCCTTTACTGCTACTCTTTCGGCAATCCTGGCGGGATCTCTGGCAGGCTATATCACGGGAATTTTAAACACCTCTGCTAAAATTAGTGACTTACTTGCCGGCATTCTTACCATGACATCACTGTATTCCATCAATTTGAGGATTATGGGGCGTCCTAATATTCCTCTACTAAATCAACCTACAATTTTTTCTATAATTCAGGATGCCGCTAAAAAAATATTTCCCGGCTTTCCGGTACAATATATGTACCTTATCCTGTTTGTCGTCATCGTTCTTATTATAAAATTACTACTGGATGCTTTTTTAAAAACCCAGCTGGGTTTTGCCTTACGGGCTACGGGTGATAACCCTCAGATGATACGAAGTCAGGGAGTAAACACGGATCTGACGAAGATTATCGGTTTATCTCTTTCCAATGCTATGATATCTCTGGCAGGAGCCCTTGTAGCCCAATATCAGGGCTTTGCCGATGTGGGCATGGGTATCGGGACCATCATAGCAGGCCTTGCTTCAGTTATCATCGGCGACGCTTTGCTGGGAGAAAAGTCAATTTTCATCAGCACTTTGGGAGTATTGTTCGGCTCGTTTTTATACAGGTTCAGCATTTCACTGGTGCTATCATTTAGGCTTGCCCAGGCTTCAGACTTAAAACTTTTAACCGCTCTGGTAGTGATTGTGGCTCTTACTGCCCCACGATTTAAAAAATCGTTTAAAGGAATTAAGATTTCTTCGGAAAAGGAGTGA
- a CDS encoding ABC transporter ATP-binding protein yields the protein MLVLEHLSKTFNPGTPNENQVFNDLSLKVEDGDFITVIGSNGAGKSTMLNAIAGVFPVDSGRIYLDGNDITNLAEYRRAAFIGRVFQDPMLGTSPSMTIEENLSLAFSRANNISLRWGLDFNKRKTFKKYLSDIPLGLEKRLTTKVRLLSGGQRQALTLIMATMKKPKLLLLDEHTAALDPKTAMLVNELTEEIIKKNSITTIMVTHNLEHAIKMGNRLIMMHKGRIVMDIKGEEKATMTIPRLLNKFEQLQGEKFVEDRVMLA from the coding sequence ATGCTGGTCCTTGAGCATCTCTCAAAAACTTTCAATCCTGGCACTCCGAATGAAAATCAGGTTTTTAACGATCTTTCATTGAAAGTGGAAGATGGGGATTTTATAACAGTCATCGGCAGCAACGGTGCAGGCAAATCCACTATGTTAAACGCTATAGCAGGGGTTTTTCCGGTGGATAGCGGAAGAATTTACCTGGACGGCAACGATATCACAAACCTGGCGGAATACCGGCGGGCGGCCTTTATTGGCCGTGTTTTCCAGGACCCTATGCTGGGCACCTCTCCTTCCATGACCATCGAAGAAAATCTTTCTCTGGCCTTTTCCAGGGCCAATAATATTTCCCTGCGGTGGGGCCTGGACTTTAATAAACGAAAGACTTTTAAAAAATACCTTTCTGATATCCCTTTGGGCCTTGAAAAAAGATTGACCACAAAGGTAAGGCTTTTATCCGGCGGCCAGCGACAGGCTCTTACTTTAATCATGGCCACCATGAAAAAACCGAAGCTTTTGCTTCTGGATGAACATACCGCAGCACTGGATCCCAAGACCGCCATGCTGGTAAATGAGCTGACCGAAGAGATCATCAAAAAGAATAGCATCACCACCATCATGGTGACCCACAATCTTGAACACGCCATAAAAATGGGCAATCGCCTTATCATGATGCACAAAGGCAGGATTGTTATGGATATAAAGGGCGAAGAGAAGGCTACCATGACCATTCCACGCCTGTTGAACAAATTTGAACAGCTCCAGGGTGAAAAGTTCGTAGAAGACAGAGTTATGCTGGCATAA
- the nagA gene encoding N-acetylglucosamine-6-phosphate deacetylase — translation MKLLIKKGNILTPFREITGGGLLIKGGVISEVLETEQDMCKAESNLMAAQEDSKIIDAGGNYIAPGFIDIHTHGAGGHDFMDGTVEAILEAARAHMRHGTTSLVPTTLTSSLEDLFKTLDNFKKAGEYQDGPELLGIHLEGPYFSMEQRGAQDPRFIKNPDREEYMKILDYSKDIIRWTVAPELEGALAMGRELKNRGVLPSIGHSNAIYEDVQRAFENGFTHVTHLYSGMSMVRRINAYRYAGVVESAFLIDDMTVEIIADGKHLPQSLLKLIYKIKGPDRICLVTDSMRAAGMPDGEYILGSLKSGQEAIVEEGVAKLPDRSAFAGSVATADRLVKTMVEIACVPLIDAVRMMTSTPARIIGVADRKGALVPGKDADIIVFDERINIKTVITRGTVRFQLPE, via the coding sequence ATGAAATTGCTTATTAAAAAAGGTAATATCCTTACCCCCTTCCGTGAGATCACGGGCGGTGGGCTACTGATAAAAGGTGGCGTAATATCCGAAGTGCTTGAAACGGAGCAAGACATGTGCAAAGCGGAATCAAATCTGATGGCGGCCCAGGAAGACAGTAAAATCATCGATGCCGGTGGAAACTACATCGCTCCCGGCTTTATAGACATCCACACCCACGGTGCCGGCGGGCATGATTTTATGGATGGCACTGTGGAAGCCATCCTGGAAGCCGCCAGAGCCCATATGCGGCACGGTACCACTTCTCTGGTGCCCACCACTTTGACCAGCTCGCTTGAAGATCTGTTTAAAACACTGGACAATTTTAAAAAAGCCGGGGAATACCAGGACGGTCCGGAGCTGCTGGGTATCCACCTGGAAGGTCCCTATTTTTCCATGGAACAGCGAGGCGCCCAGGACCCCAGATTCATTAAAAACCCCGACAGAGAAGAATACATGAAAATCCTTGATTACTCAAAAGATATCATCCGCTGGACCGTGGCGCCGGAACTGGAAGGGGCTCTGGCAATGGGAAGGGAGCTCAAAAACCGGGGCGTGCTCCCATCAATAGGGCACAGCAACGCCATCTACGAGGATGTTCAAAGAGCGTTCGAAAACGGTTTTACGCATGTGACCCACCTGTATTCCGGTATGTCAATGGTACGAAGAATTAACGCTTACCGCTATGCCGGGGTGGTGGAAAGCGCTTTTTTGATCGACGATATGACCGTGGAGATAATAGCCGACGGTAAACATCTACCACAGAGTCTTCTTAAACTCATATACAAGATAAAAGGTCCCGACAGAATATGTCTCGTCACCGACTCCATGAGGGCCGCGGGCATGCCCGACGGCGAATATATTCTCGGAAGCTTAAAGAGCGGTCAAGAGGCCATAGTCGAAGAAGGGGTGGCCAAGCTCCCGGACCGCAGCGCCTTTGCAGGCAGCGTGGCCACCGCCGACAGGCTTGTAAAGACAATGGTGGAAATAGCCTGTGTCCCTCTCATCGACGCCGTAAGAATGATGACCAGTACCCCCGCACGGATTATCGGCGTGGCCGACCGCAAAGGGGCCCTCGTCCCCGGAAAGGATGCGGATATTATAGTCTTCGACGAAAGGATAAATATTAAAACCGTCATAACGAGGGGAACCGTCAGATTTCAGTTACCAGAATAA
- a CDS encoding ABC transporter permease: protein MIQKNHFYSFFIRFLFAAKMAWHGVLAHPMRSALTILGVAIGVTSVVSLMGIGEGARQAVVAQFKSLGSNVIAIKANDPSVEFKPEEAEDLVERVEGLEMATPVVNTKAVMRWRRARGTVNIIGVNNEFPLIRDHALASGHFFTKWHVLQRSPVAVLGYNMGYGLLGGRNPVGQTFTLNGETFRIIGVLAPKGPGKAEDIDDKIVIPYTTALKIAGKKKVGEIWGKANSTQDADLAVVQLGRIYKRKLGLDQSAPTPGIIGGEEGESAEGNPVYGGPMMPSKARMIRMAGPGMSPPGEGQSQKPVIPGGEDLITITNLNQLVEEADQANRIMTLLLGGIAAVSLLVGGLGIMNIMLVSVTERTEEIGVRRAIGAKQSDLLIQFLLEALYVSAIGAIAGTAGGIWGLNVFARYGFDTAISFQAIKIAVVVALTSGLLFGIYPALIASTVPPIEALRRQ, encoded by the coding sequence ATGATCCAAAAGAATCACTTCTACTCCTTCTTCATCCGTTTCCTTTTCGCCGCAAAAATGGCATGGCACGGGGTCCTGGCCCATCCCATGCGCTCTGCCCTTACCATACTTGGGGTCGCCATAGGCGTGACATCGGTGGTCAGCCTTATGGGAATAGGTGAGGGTGCCCGCCAGGCGGTAGTGGCCCAGTTCAAAAGCCTTGGTTCCAATGTCATAGCCATAAAGGCCAACGATCCTTCGGTGGAGTTTAAACCCGAAGAGGCGGAGGATTTAGTGGAACGGGTCGAAGGTCTAGAAATGGCCACGCCTGTGGTAAATACCAAAGCAGTAATGCGCTGGCGCAGGGCCAGAGGAACCGTTAATATCATTGGGGTAAACAATGAATTTCCCCTTATAAGAGACCATGCACTGGCATCGGGACATTTCTTTACAAAATGGCATGTGTTACAGCGCTCACCGGTGGCGGTGCTGGGTTATAACATGGGTTATGGCTTGCTGGGGGGCCGGAACCCCGTGGGCCAGACCTTTACCCTGAACGGCGAGACTTTCAGGATCATCGGAGTTCTAGCACCCAAAGGCCCCGGAAAAGCTGAAGACATCGATGACAAGATCGTAATTCCGTACACCACTGCCCTCAAGATCGCAGGTAAAAAGAAAGTAGGGGAAATCTGGGGCAAGGCTAACTCTACCCAGGATGCAGACCTTGCAGTGGTGCAATTGGGAAGAATATATAAGCGCAAACTCGGTCTTGATCAAAGTGCTCCAACCCCAGGCATCATCGGAGGCGAGGAAGGCGAGAGCGCCGAGGGTAATCCGGTCTATGGCGGGCCCATGATGCCTTCAAAAGCAAGAATGATCCGGATGGCGGGGCCCGGTATGTCTCCTCCTGGAGAAGGCCAGTCTCAAAAACCTGTTATTCCCGGTGGAGAAGATTTAATAACCATAACCAATTTAAACCAACTGGTGGAAGAAGCGGATCAGGCCAATCGGATTATGACATTGCTCCTCGGGGGTATTGCAGCGGTATCCCTATTGGTTGGAGGCCTTGGGATAATGAACATCATGCTGGTGTCGGTCACTGAAAGGACCGAGGAAATCGGCGTAAGAAGGGCTATCGGTGCAAAACAAAGCGACCTTTTGATCCAGTTTTTGCTGGAAGCCCTGTATGTCAGCGCCATCGGAGCCATCGCCGGCACCGCAGGAGGTATATGGGGATTGAATGTCTTTGCTCGTTACGGTTTTGATACCGCCATAAGTTTTCAAGCCATCAAAATAGCCGTAGTAGTGGCATTGACTTCGGGTCTTTTGTTCGGGATCTATCCCGCTTTAATCGCTTCAACAGTTCCCCCTATTGAAGCTTTAAGAAGGCAATAA
- a CDS encoding AEC family transporter, with protein MNYNGLLESIATIIILTGIGFLAARFGIIKENDTKAFSNLIFYITSPALILSSITGYFTRETVLSSLAVPQFAVLMTLLSIIAAYAVGKIIKVEDQTQLDIFYMTVSFCNTVYIGLPIVTSIYGESAAGFVFFYDLGSGMVLWTLGMELACKGCPTGECKKSQEAGNFLKGCFFTPGRFLKNLINPPLAALVLAVFMVMLEIPMPDIISRTAKTVGDITIPLSMLFIGLSVGHSCISREIFDTLVIWAAFIRLIISPILVGGIAYFAPISLILKKVITVEAAMPVMMFTAILANKYNKHPEFAAKTVLITTILSMITIPAVVYVLELIY; from the coding sequence ATGAACTATAACGGCTTGCTAGAATCCATTGCGACAATAATCATACTTACGGGAATTGGCTTTTTGGCGGCAAGGTTTGGAATAATTAAGGAAAATGATACAAAAGCCTTTTCCAATCTGATTTTTTATATAACCTCCCCGGCTCTTATACTTTCCAGCATCACAGGATATTTTACCCGGGAGACGGTTCTGTCATCTCTCGCTGTTCCTCAGTTTGCCGTACTCATGACTCTCCTTTCGATAATTGCGGCATATGCAGTTGGAAAGATAATTAAAGTTGAAGATCAAACGCAACTTGATATTTTTTATATGACCGTTTCCTTCTGCAATACTGTGTATATAGGACTGCCTATTGTTACATCCATATACGGTGAAAGCGCGGCCGGTTTTGTGTTTTTCTATGACCTGGGTTCGGGGATGGTACTCTGGACGTTGGGGATGGAACTTGCCTGTAAGGGCTGCCCCACAGGTGAATGTAAAAAATCGCAGGAGGCTGGAAACTTCTTAAAAGGATGTTTTTTCACACCGGGTCGCTTTTTAAAGAACCTCATCAACCCACCCCTGGCAGCCCTGGTCCTGGCCGTTTTTATGGTCATGCTGGAAATTCCCATGCCGGACATAATAAGCAGAACGGCAAAGACTGTAGGGGATATCACCATCCCCCTTTCCATGTTGTTTATAGGTTTGTCCGTAGGCCATTCTTGTATTTCAAGGGAAATATTCGATACCCTGGTAATATGGGCGGCCTTTATCAGACTTATAATCTCTCCCATCCTGGTAGGAGGAATCGCATATTTTGCGCCAATTTCTTTAATACTCAAAAAGGTAATTACTGTTGAGGCCGCAATGCCGGTCATGATGTTTACAGCCATTCTGGCCAATAAATACAATAAACATCCGGAGTTTGCGGCAAAAACGGTTTTGATAACCACAATTCTTTCCATGATTACAATTCCGGCGGTAGTTTATGTGCTGGAGCTGATATATTAG
- a CDS encoding sugar isomerase domain-containing protein yields MSRQTEFYLKKVIALFSAIEGENKDAIDRASDIMVEAIEKDRLIHVIGPGGHSNIGAEEMFYRAGGLVPVNPILDQGTALICGAFRSTVIERTPGYGKAVLDSYGVGSGEPIVIINAYGINSMCIDVALEAKKRGMKTIGVTSKSYADTVAKDHPARHPSGKNLYEIVDVFVDSHLPLGDAVVEFENFGEKVAPTSTLVNSFTVNLLVIETVRKLLEKGINPPVWRSANMPGGDEANKKYFQKYMGRIKHLR; encoded by the coding sequence ATGAGTAGACAAACGGAGTTCTATTTGAAAAAAGTAATAGCTTTGTTCTCCGCTATTGAGGGTGAAAATAAAGATGCAATTGACAGAGCTTCAGATATAATGGTAGAAGCCATAGAAAAAGACCGGTTGATTCACGTGATAGGCCCCGGAGGACATTCCAATATTGGAGCCGAGGAGATGTTTTACAGGGCAGGCGGTCTTGTGCCTGTAAACCCTATACTTGACCAGGGAACTGCGCTGATCTGTGGAGCTTTTCGTTCAACTGTTATTGAAAGAACCCCCGGTTATGGCAAAGCGGTGCTCGATAGCTACGGAGTGGGCAGCGGTGAGCCTATTGTAATAATCAATGCTTACGGAATTAACTCGATGTGCATCGACGTAGCCCTTGAAGCAAAGAAGAGGGGAATGAAAACCATTGGCGTCACATCGAAAAGTTATGCCGATACCGTAGCGAAAGACCACCCTGCCCGACATCCCAGCGGTAAGAACCTGTATGAAATAGTTGATGTTTTTGTAGACAGCCACCTGCCCCTGGGCGACGCTGTTGTTGAATTTGAAAATTTTGGGGAAAAAGTAGCGCCCACATCAACTCTGGTTAACAGTTTTACGGTAAATCTACTGGTCATTGAAACCGTAAGAAAATTGCTGGAAAAAGGCATTAACCCGCCGGTCTGGCGCAGCGCCAATATGCCCGGCGGAGATGAAGCAAATAAAAAGTATTTTCAAAAATATATGGGAAGAATTAAACATTTAAGATAG